The Parabacteroides sp. FAFU027 genome window below encodes:
- a CDS encoding YncE family protein gives MKKQKLSLFLSLIALSSMVFTSCEKTDDAAYTLSNVESTSTIKSISSISNGVMVLNSGKMNGNNASLTFCNLTTKTSYNDFFSGINDRGLGDTGQDMIQYGSKIYVGVSTSSLVEVLNATTGKSIKSISFVNDANAPRKVRSLAAYNGKIYLSLYDGHVARIDTTSLSVEKMIEVGSSPEQIIAANNKLYVVNSMPDSTISVIDPVTFTETKKITVAYNPTMIQADSYGDLYVVSMGNYYDVPITLQRVATITDKVTTISGVTPFNIKLDGDNLYMYSYEYDSNWSIVNKKYMIYNVKSESFSNSSFINTADITGVPYSLDINPTTKEIFIGETDYINPGKMYCFDANGKLKYTFSTGVNPMKTLFIK, from the coding sequence ATGAAAAAACAAAAACTCTCATTGTTTTTATCGTTAATCGCTTTGAGCAGCATGGTTTTCACTTCATGTGAAAAGACAGACGATGCGGCATATACATTATCCAATGTTGAAAGCACTTCTACTATTAAGTCAATTTCTTCTATTTCGAATGGAGTCATGGTACTTAATAGTGGAAAGATGAATGGAAACAATGCTTCACTTACATTTTGCAATCTGACTACTAAAACCTCTTATAATGATTTCTTTAGTGGAATAAACGACCGGGGATTGGGTGATACCGGACAGGATATGATTCAGTATGGATCCAAAATTTATGTAGGTGTTTCAACATCGAGCCTTGTTGAAGTTCTAAATGCAACAACCGGAAAGTCAATCAAATCTATTTCTTTTGTCAATGACGCTAATGCGCCAAGGAAAGTAAGAAGTCTTGCTGCATATAACGGTAAAATTTATCTGTCACTTTATGACGGACATGTTGCACGCATTGACACAACATCTCTGAGTGTAGAGAAAATGATTGAAGTTGGATCAAGTCCCGAACAAATTATTGCAGCTAACAATAAGCTTTATGTGGTGAACTCGATGCCTGATAGTACTATATCAGTAATTGATCCGGTAACATTTACAGAAACTAAAAAAATCACTGTAGCATATAATCCAACGATGATTCAGGCTGACAGCTATGGCGATCTCTATGTCGTATCAATGGGAAATTACTATGATGTGCCAATTACATTACAAAGAGTAGCAACAATCACAGACAAAGTAACTACTATTTCCGGAGTAACCCCATTCAATATCAAACTGGATGGAGATAATCTATACATGTATTCCTACGAATACGACAGCAATTGGAGCATTGTAAATAAGAAGTACATGATTTACAACGTAAAAAGTGAATCGTTCAGTAACAGCAGTTTTATCAATACTGCAGACATAACAGGTGTTCCATATAGTTTGGATATCAATCCGACAACGAAAGAAATTTTCATTGGGGAAACAGATTATATCAATCCAGGTAAAATGTATTGCTTTGACGCAAACGGTAAACTGAAATACACATTCTCAACCGGAGTAAATCCGATGAAGACCCTGTTTATCAAGTAA
- a CDS encoding TonB-dependent receptor plug domain-containing protein: protein MNQKRPYYISCRNLTLALFSVIPFSAFCATEKDSVKTQVKLQEVLVNGHNSQVVRAAMPVQVFAKEDINRLNAASVSDVAKHFAGVTVKDYGGIGGLKTVSLRGLGAQHTGVSYDGIMLSDIQSGQIDLSRFSLDNISDISLNNGQPNDIFQTARMFASAGVLCLNTKLPEYDGKNQLKGNATVKTGSFGLFNPSLFMNRTFGKKWAMNVSADGILADGKYKFIQYYGSSSNVGEILSRKNSDVKSIRTELNTRFALHSNENILLKLNYYNSERGLPGPVVFYNSYSAKRLSENNFISQLHYENRESNKIQYQASAKYNRNFNSFLDKDSTYKDPGVHAGERHEKYTQNEIYLTSTVKYIYNDNLASALAVDWWYNNLFKYASNPFAKFNYPTRHNGQANFSTKYVTEFWSINGNLLYTLTREQVKTGVAAKNQNKLSPTIGLSYKPFKSKEFRIRSYYKEEFRVPTFNDLYYQDFGNTSLRPEQTRQYDAGVTFSSNTLLRESELSITSDFYYNNITDKIIAIPKDLFHWTMINKGKVDILGCDVTLDFRKKVSQKQVYIIFKGNYTFQDIKDVTPRSSTYGKQLIYSPKHTGGCSLALSGPGYEAGYNLCVVSSRQTDNYPFNSLKGYQDHSLFAQKKFNKLNIKCEVNNLLNKQFEVVQYYPMPRRNYRLLLSYSF from the coding sequence TTGAATCAGAAACGCCCATATTACATTTCATGCCGCAACCTGACACTTGCGTTGTTTAGCGTCATCCCTTTTTCTGCCTTTTGTGCGACAGAAAAGGATTCCGTGAAGACTCAGGTTAAGTTGCAGGAGGTACTTGTAAATGGGCACAATTCGCAGGTTGTCAGAGCTGCCATGCCTGTGCAGGTATTTGCTAAGGAAGATATCAACCGACTCAATGCTGCTTCCGTTTCAGACGTGGCCAAGCATTTTGCCGGAGTGACCGTGAAAGATTACGGCGGCATCGGCGGATTGAAAACGGTTTCATTGCGGGGACTCGGGGCGCAACATACAGGGGTAAGCTACGACGGAATTATGCTGAGCGATATTCAATCAGGACAGATTGACCTGAGCCGCTTTTCACTGGATAACATCTCTGATATTTCTTTGAATAACGGTCAGCCCAACGATATTTTCCAGACTGCACGCATGTTTGCTTCAGCCGGAGTGCTTTGCCTCAATACGAAATTGCCGGAGTATGATGGTAAGAATCAACTGAAAGGAAATGCAACTGTAAAAACGGGGTCGTTCGGGTTATTTAATCCGTCATTGTTCATGAATCGGACATTTGGTAAGAAATGGGCGATGAATGTATCGGCTGATGGAATTTTAGCGGATGGGAAATACAAGTTTATCCAATATTACGGTTCCAGTTCCAATGTTGGCGAAATTCTTTCCCGTAAAAACAGTGATGTCAAAAGTATCAGAACAGAACTCAATACACGTTTTGCTCTACACTCCAACGAAAACATTTTACTAAAGCTCAATTATTACAATTCAGAAAGAGGATTGCCCGGCCCTGTTGTATTTTATAATTCATATAGTGCCAAAAGACTTTCCGAAAATAATTTCATCTCACAACTTCATTACGAAAACAGGGAATCGAATAAAATACAATACCAGGCATCGGCCAAATACAATCGTAACTTTAATTCCTTCCTGGATAAAGATTCAACGTATAAAGATCCGGGGGTACATGCAGGAGAACGGCATGAAAAATATACTCAGAACGAGATATATCTGACCTCAACTGTAAAATACATCTATAATGATAATTTAGCTTCAGCTCTTGCTGTTGACTGGTGGTATAATAACCTCTTCAAATATGCCAGCAATCCTTTTGCTAAGTTTAATTACCCAACCAGACATAACGGACAGGCTAACTTTTCGACTAAATACGTTACGGAATTCTGGAGTATTAACGGGAATCTTCTTTATACTTTAACCCGTGAGCAGGTTAAAACCGGCGTAGCGGCTAAAAATCAAAACAAATTAAGTCCTACTATCGGGCTTTCATACAAACCATTTAAAAGCAAAGAGTTCAGAATCAGATCATATTACAAGGAGGAGTTTAGAGTCCCTACATTTAATGACCTCTATTATCAGGACTTTGGAAATACATCTTTACGGCCGGAACAAACCCGACAGTACGATGCTGGAGTTACCTTCTCTTCAAACACATTGTTAAGGGAATCTGAGTTGTCCATCACATCAGACTTTTATTACAATAATATCACTGACAAAATCATTGCCATCCCCAAAGATCTGTTTCACTGGACAATGATCAATAAAGGAAAAGTTGATATCCTTGGCTGTGACGTAACGCTAGATTTCAGGAAAAAGGTTAGTCAGAAGCAAGTATACATCATCTTTAAGGGGAATTATACCTTTCAGGATATAAAAGATGTGACTCCACGGAGCTCAACGTATGGCAAACAGCTGATATACTCGCCCAAACATACCGGAGGTTGCTCGCTAGCGTTGTCCGGACCGGGATATGAAGCAGGTTATAATCTCTGTGTTGTAAGTAGTCGCCAAACTGACAACTATCCGTTTAACTCACTGAAAGGATATCAGGATCATTCCCTTTTTGCCCAAAAGAAATTCAACAAACTGAATATAAAATGTGAAGTAAATAATCTGTTAAACAAGCAATTTGAAGTAGTGCAATACTACCCAATGCCAAGACGAAATTACAGATTATTGCTCTCGTATTCTTTTTAA
- a CDS encoding SpoIID/LytB domain-containing protein translates to MQEPILSVGIVSDLEIPFSFQGKYLLNGAEELHPGDYTAYLIDAKIIFNGKFYDEVAFQPASDDASFTLKEVVIGIGFHWERKEVQSFLGSLKLIQENHKITAVNLIPVEEYLKSVISSEMSATSSPELLKAHAVISRSWLLSQLAKKNDLAAKSVTYVSDTQTETEWIKWWDREDHLLYDVCADDHCQRYQGITRASTEKVVEAVEATRGELLMYDENICDARFSKCCGGVLEKFDNCWEPASHPYLQKVFDRAENSISETPDLTIEAEAEKWIRTSPEAFCNTEDANVLSQVLNNYDQETADFYRWKVTYSQAEISDLIRRRTGIDFGEIIDLQPMERGVSGRLIKLRIVGMKKTLVIGKELLIRKSLSESHLYSSAFVVDKVMGENNIPATFTLTGAGWGHGVGLCQIGAAVMGDKGYSYRDILLHYYRDVTLEKKY, encoded by the coding sequence ATGCAAGAACCCATACTTTCCGTCGGAATTGTATCCGACCTTGAGATTCCGTTTTCTTTTCAGGGAAAATACCTGCTGAATGGAGCTGAAGAGCTTCATCCCGGTGATTATACTGCCTATTTGATTGATGCCAAAATCATTTTCAATGGTAAATTTTACGATGAAGTGGCTTTTCAGCCCGCTTCCGATGATGCTTCTTTTACGCTAAAAGAGGTGGTGATTGGTATCGGTTTCCATTGGGAACGGAAGGAAGTGCAATCGTTTCTTGGCTCACTAAAACTGATTCAGGAAAATCATAAAATTACGGCGGTCAACCTGATTCCGGTAGAAGAATACCTGAAAAGCGTGATTTCGTCGGAAATGAGTGCGACCAGTTCACCTGAATTGTTGAAGGCTCATGCCGTCATTTCGCGTAGTTGGCTGCTGTCGCAATTGGCTAAGAAGAATGATCTGGCGGCAAAATCAGTCACGTATGTTTCGGATACGCAGACAGAAACCGAATGGATCAAGTGGTGGGACCGCGAGGATCATCTGCTGTACGATGTCTGTGCCGACGACCATTGCCAACGCTATCAGGGCATTACCCGTGCTTCGACTGAAAAGGTAGTGGAGGCCGTGGAGGCAACACGTGGAGAACTTTTGATGTATGATGAAAATATTTGCGATGCACGTTTCTCGAAATGTTGCGGCGGAGTACTTGAGAAATTTGATAATTGCTGGGAACCGGCTTCACATCCCTATCTGCAAAAGGTGTTTGACCGTGCCGAAAATTCCATCTCTGAAACACCCGACCTGACTATCGAAGCTGAGGCGGAGAAATGGATTCGAACTTCTCCCGAAGCTTTCTGTAACACTGAAGATGCAAATGTACTGAGCCAGGTGCTAAATAACTATGACCAGGAGACTGCTGATTTTTACCGTTGGAAAGTGACCTATAGCCAAGCAGAAATATCCGATTTGATTCGTCGTCGCACGGGTATTGATTTCGGAGAAATTATAGATTTGCAACCGATGGAGCGGGGCGTTTCAGGCCGATTAATAAAACTACGCATTGTCGGTATGAAAAAGACATTAGTAATCGGCAAAGAATTACTCATTCGCAAATCACTTTCTGAGTCTCACTTATACAGTTCCGCATTTGTTGTGGATAAAGTGATGGGCGAAAACAATATTCCAGCCACTTTTACCCTCACCGGAGCAGGGTGGGGGCATGGCGTAGGCCTTTGCCAGATTGGAGCTGCCGTGATGGGGGATAAGGGTTATTCGTACCGTGATATTTTATTGCACTATTACCGAGATGTGACTTTGGAAAAAAAATATTGA
- a CDS encoding MFS transporter, giving the protein MEQKSKNPWSWIPSLYFAEGLPYVAVMVVAGIMYKRLGLANDTIAMYTGWLNLPWVIKPLWSPFVEIFKTKRWWIVLMQLVLGVGLAGVAFSLHATHWVQLTFAFLFLVAFSSATHDIACDGFYMLALPAHNQAAFMGIRNTSYRIAMITGQGLLVMLAGYIEQMTQNLKVAWMIVYGIFTALFILLLALHKFSLPRPDGDHSLEANSVSHILREFGGTFVSFFQKKQVWGTLLFILFYRFGEAQITVISKLFMLDQRSAGGLGLSTEEVGFLYGVVSVVFLLLGGILGGVFISRNGLKYWLWPMGLMINVPHLTYVYLSQFYPTSLWAVSTCVAIEQFGYGFGFVAFMVYLMYFSEGKYKTAHYAICTGIMALGMMLPTMVAGKVQKWLGYPHFFLWVMFCTVFTFIGVAVVKVDKDFGKKKI; this is encoded by the coding sequence ATGGAACAAAAATCTAAAAATCCGTGGAGTTGGATTCCTTCGCTCTACTTTGCCGAAGGGTTGCCTTATGTGGCGGTAATGGTCGTAGCCGGAATCATGTACAAACGTCTGGGACTCGCCAACGATACAATCGCAATGTACACCGGTTGGCTCAATCTACCCTGGGTGATCAAACCTTTGTGGAGTCCTTTTGTGGAAATATTCAAAACCAAGCGCTGGTGGATTGTTCTGATGCAGCTTGTGCTTGGCGTAGGATTGGCCGGAGTTGCCTTCTCTTTACATGCTACACATTGGGTGCAATTGACTTTTGCCTTCCTGTTTTTGGTGGCCTTTTCTTCGGCCACACATGACATCGCCTGTGATGGCTTTTATATGCTGGCGCTTCCGGCGCATAATCAGGCCGCTTTTATGGGCATTCGAAATACCTCTTACCGCATTGCGATGATCACCGGACAGGGATTGTTGGTGATGTTGGCCGGATACATTGAGCAAATGACACAAAATCTCAAAGTGGCGTGGATGATTGTGTATGGTATTTTTACCGCACTTTTTATACTGCTGCTGGCTTTGCATAAGTTTTCCTTGCCAAGACCGGACGGCGATCACTCTCTTGAGGCAAATTCGGTAAGCCATATCCTGAGAGAGTTCGGAGGAACATTCGTTAGTTTTTTCCAGAAAAAACAAGTATGGGGAACTCTGCTGTTTATTTTGTTTTACCGTTTCGGAGAAGCTCAGATCACGGTGATCAGTAAGCTGTTTATGCTGGACCAGAGATCGGCAGGCGGACTTGGTCTGAGTACGGAAGAGGTTGGCTTCCTGTATGGAGTCGTATCTGTTGTTTTTCTGCTTTTAGGCGGGATTCTCGGCGGTGTTTTTATATCCCGAAACGGACTGAAATATTGGTTGTGGCCAATGGGATTGATGATCAACGTTCCGCATCTGACCTATGTCTATCTATCGCAGTTTTATCCAACCAGTCTGTGGGCGGTTTCGACTTGTGTGGCTATTGAGCAATTCGGATACGGATTCGGATTTGTCGCGTTTATGGTTTATCTGATGTATTTTTCCGAAGGTAAATACAAAACGGCGCATTACGCCATTTGTACCGGAATTATGGCATTGGGTATGATGCTGCCGACTATGGTCGCCGGAAAAGTGCAGAAATGGTTGGGTTATCCTCATTTCTTCCTTTGGGTAATGTTTTGTACTGTGTTCACCTTTATTGGGGTGGCTGTGGTTAAAGTGGATAAGGATTTTGGAAAGAAAAAGATTTAA
- a CDS encoding aminoglycoside phosphotransferase family protein has translation METLKKLFEDYFGEPLKTTEAIPGSGSNRFYIRLIGEHNSCIGTRGESSAENEAFIYLAQHFNGKGLPIPQLYAVSEDQMHYIQQDLGDLALFDYVAKGRDTNHYSANEKDILCKTMAALADVQVKGAEGLDYSVCFPRAEFDRRCIFWDLNYFKYCFLRPYGVAFSENALEDEFEIMADLLEAEENDVFLYRDFQSRNVIVKDGKPWFIDFQGGRRGQVYYDVASFIWQVEAHYSAEMTDLLIDSYLTSLRKYRPVDDAAFRERLRHFALFRLLQVLGAGGFRGLIEKKQYFIDMIPKAIRNINSLLGEEGFKEYPYLTNLLKELN, from the coding sequence ATGGAGACGTTGAAAAAACTATTTGAAGATTACTTTGGCGAACCACTAAAAACAACTGAAGCAATACCCGGTTCTGGTTCGAATCGCTTCTATATTCGTCTGATTGGAGAGCACAATTCTTGCATTGGTACCCGTGGCGAATCGAGTGCAGAAAACGAAGCCTTTATTTATCTGGCTCAGCATTTCAATGGGAAAGGGCTGCCTATACCTCAATTGTATGCTGTGTCGGAAGACCAGATGCACTACATTCAGCAAGATTTAGGTGACCTTGCCTTGTTTGATTACGTCGCTAAAGGTCGTGATACAAATCATTATTCGGCAAATGAAAAAGATATTCTCTGCAAAACAATGGCTGCTCTTGCAGATGTTCAGGTGAAAGGAGCCGAAGGACTCGATTATTCAGTTTGTTTTCCCCGGGCGGAGTTTGACCGTCGTTGCATCTTCTGGGATTTGAATTATTTCAAATATTGTTTCCTGCGCCCTTACGGTGTCGCATTTAGTGAAAATGCCCTGGAAGATGAGTTCGAAATCATGGCGGATCTGCTTGAAGCTGAAGAAAACGATGTTTTCCTGTATCGTGATTTCCAATCGCGCAATGTGATTGTTAAAGACGGAAAACCGTGGTTTATCGATTTTCAAGGCGGTCGCCGTGGACAGGTCTATTACGATGTGGCGTCATTTATTTGGCAGGTTGAGGCTCACTATTCAGCTGAAATGACTGATTTGCTGATTGATTCTTATCTGACTTCTTTACGCAAATATCGTCCGGTGGATGATGCTGCTTTCCGTGAGCGATTGAGACACTTTGCCCTGTTTCGCCTGTTGCAGGTGTTGGGTGCCGGTGGCTTCCGTGGCTTGATTGAGAAGAAGCAATATTTCATCGACATGATTCCGAAAGCCATCCGCAATATTAATTCGCTGCTGGGTGAGGAGGGTTTCAAGGAATATCCTTACCTGACTAACCTATTGAAAGAACTAAACTAA
- a CDS encoding nucleotidyltransferase family protein produces MKALIFAAGLGTRMKPFTHSMPKALIPVNGKPLLQISIEKLKAAGFDEIIVNVHHFANQVIRFLDENDRFGIRVEISDEQDLLLETGGGIKKASWFFDDGKPFLVHNVDILSDVDLARMYQYHLDSESDATLLVKEVDADRSLLFDDAGMMKGWTNSVTGEVKSPIAGFNPADYRKYSFGGIHILSPSVLNDMDKWEGKFSIIDYYLSIAEKAKLQAYLQNDCYLLDVGKPEAIEKAEAFLR; encoded by the coding sequence ATGAAAGCCCTCATATTTGCCGCGGGACTCGGTACCCGCATGAAGCCTTTTACACACTCGATGCCAAAGGCCTTGATTCCGGTCAATGGTAAACCGCTGCTCCAAATCTCTATTGAAAAGCTCAAAGCAGCTGGATTTGATGAAATCATTGTCAATGTTCATCATTTTGCCAATCAGGTAATTCGTTTTTTAGATGAAAACGACCGTTTTGGTATTCGTGTCGAGATTTCGGACGAACAGGACTTGCTCCTTGAAACCGGTGGGGGCATCAAAAAAGCCTCCTGGTTTTTCGATGACGGAAAGCCTTTTCTGGTACATAATGTCGATATTCTTTCCGATGTGGATTTGGCAAGGATGTATCAGTACCATCTTGACTCAGAATCCGATGCAACGCTTTTGGTAAAAGAGGTCGATGCTGACCGCTCATTGTTGTTCGATGATGCCGGAATGATGAAAGGCTGGACCAACAGTGTCACCGGCGAGGTGAAATCACCTATTGCGGGCTTTAATCCGGCTGATTACCGGAAATATTCCTTTGGAGGAATTCATATTCTTTCGCCTTCAGTATTGAACGATATGGATAAATGGGAGGGAAAGTTCTCTATTATTGACTATTATCTTTCTATTGCCGAGAAAGCCAAATTACAGGCTTATTTGCAGAACGATTGTTATTTGCTCGATGTGGGAAAACCGGAAGCGATAGAAAAGGCAGAAGCCTTTCTTCGATAA